Proteins found in one Oncorhynchus kisutch isolate 150728-3 unplaced genomic scaffold, Okis_V2 scaffold792, whole genome shotgun sequence genomic segment:
- the LOC109881481 gene encoding E3 ubiquitin-protein ligase arih1 isoform X2, translating into MDSDEGYNYEFDEEEEECSEDSAEEDPEDDTLEVELDDPVVAGGERDECGETGGSGLGPGQDEEDYRFEVLTAEQILQHMVECIREVNDVIQNPATITRILLSHFNWDKEKLMERYFDGNLDKLFSECHVINPSKKSRTRLMNTRSSAQDLPCQICYLNYPNSYFTGLECGHKFCMQCWGDYLTTKIIEEGMGQTISCPAHSCDILVDDNTVMRLITESKVKLKYQHLITNSFVECNRLLKWCPAPDCHHVVKVQYPDAKPVRCTCGRQFCFNCGENWHDPVKCKWLRKWIKKCDDDSETSNWIAANTRECPKCHVTIEKDGGCNHMVCRNQSCKAEFCWVCLGPWEPHGSAWYNCNRYNEDDAKAARDAQERSRAALQRYLFYCNRYMNHMQSLRFEHKLYAGVKAKMEEMQHHNMSWIEVQFLKKAVDVLCQCRSTLMFTYVFAFYLKKNNQSIIFENNQADLENATEVLSGYLERDISQDSLQDIKQKVQDKYRYCESRRRVLLQHVHEGYEKDLWEYIED; encoded by the exons ATGGACTCAGACGAAGGGTACAATTATGAATtcgacgaggaggaagaggaatgcAGCGAAGACAGCGCCGAGGAGGATCCCGAAGACGACACCCTGGAAGTGGAGTTGGATGATCCTGTTGTGGCCGGTGGAGAACGAGATGAATGTGGGGAGACCGGAGGCAGTGGCCTAGGGCCCGGTCAAGACGAAGAGGATTATCGGTTCGAGGTTTTGACTGCTGAACAGATCCTTCAGCATATGGTCGAGTGTATCAGGGAGGTCAATGATGTCATCCAG AACCCTGCAACGATAACAAGAATACTTCTTAGTCACTTCAATTGGGACAAAGAGAAACTGATGGAAAG ATATTTTGATGGGAACCTTGACAAATTGTTCTCGGAATGCCATGTCATCAACCCCAGTAAGAAGTCGAGGACACGGCTGATGAACACGAGGTCCTCTGCTCAGGATCTTCCCTGTCAGATCTGCTACCTGAACTACCCAAACTCG TACTTCACTGGCCTGGAGTGTGGACACAAGTTCTGCATGCAGTGTTGGGGTGACTACTTGACTACCAAAATCATTGAGGAGGGGATGGGACAG acaatttCCTGCCCTGCTCACAGCTGTGATATATTGGTGGACGACAACACAGTCAT GAGACTGATCACAGAGTCCAAGGTGAAGTTGAAGTACCAACACTTGATTACCAATAGTTTTGTAGAG TGCAATCGACTGTTAAAATGGTGCCCAGCGCCAGACTGTCATCACGTAGTCAAAGTCCAGTACCCAGATGCTAAGCCTGTGAGATGCACATGTGGCCGTCAGTTCTG CTTCAATTGTGGCGAGAACTGGCATGATCCCGTCAAGTGTAAG TGGTTGAGGAAATGGATCAAGAAGTGTGACGATGACAGCGAGACGTCTAACTGGATCGCAGCCAATACAAGG GAGTGCCCCAAATGCCACGTGACCATTGAGAAGGACGGCGGCTGCAACCACATGGTGTGTCGGAACCAGAGCTGCAAGGCTGAGTTCTGCTGGGTCTGCCTGGGGCCCTGGGAACCACACGGCTCTGCCTG GTACAACTGCAACCGCTACAATGAGGATGATGCCAAGGCAGCGAGGGACGCCCAAGAG cggTCCAGGGCAGCCCTGCAGAGGTACCTGTTCTACTGCAACCGTTACATGAACCACATGCAGTCACTGCGCTTCGAGCACAAGCTGTACGCTGGGGTCAAGGCCAAGATGGAGGAGATGCAGCATCACAACATGTCCTGGATCGAGGTGCAGTTCCTGAAGAAGGCTGTGGACGTGCTGTGTCAGTGTCGCTCCACTCTCATGTTCACCTACGTCTTCGCCTTCTACCTCAAGAAGAACAACCAGTCCATCATCTTTGAG AACAATCAGGCTGACTTGGAGAACGCTACGGAGGTTCTGTCTGGATATCTGGAGCGGGACATCTCCCAGGACTCTCTGCAGGACATCAAACAGAAAGTACAGGACAAGTACAG ATACTGTGAGAGTCGACGTCGGGTGCTGCTGCAACATGTGCATGAGGGCTATGAGAAGGACCTCTGGGAATACATAGAAGATTAA
- the LOC109881481 gene encoding E3 ubiquitin-protein ligase arih1 isoform X1, translated as MDSDEGYNYEFDEEEEECSEDSAEEDPEDDTLEVELDDPVVAGGERDECGETGGSGLGPGQDEEDYRFEVLTAEQILQHMVECIREVNDVIQNPATITRILLSHFNWDKEKLMERYFDGNLDKLFSECHVINPSKKSRTRLMNTRSSAQDLPCQICYLNYPNSYFTGLECGHKFCMQCWGDYLTTKIIEEGMGQTISCPAHSCDILVDDNTVMRLITESKVKLKYQHLITNSFVECNRLLKWCPAPDCHHVVKVQYPDAKPVRCTCGRQFCFNCGENWHDPVKCKWLRKWIKKCDDDSETSNWIAANTRECPKCHVTIEKDGGCNHMVCRNQSCKAEFCWVCLGPWEPHGSAWYNCNRYNEDDAKAARDAQEVTRSRAALQRYLFYCNRYMNHMQSLRFEHKLYAGVKAKMEEMQHHNMSWIEVQFLKKAVDVLCQCRSTLMFTYVFAFYLKKNNQSIIFENNQADLENATEVLSGYLERDISQDSLQDIKQKVQDKYRYCESRRRVLLQHVHEGYEKDLWEYIED; from the exons ATGGACTCAGACGAAGGGTACAATTATGAATtcgacgaggaggaagaggaatgcAGCGAAGACAGCGCCGAGGAGGATCCCGAAGACGACACCCTGGAAGTGGAGTTGGATGATCCTGTTGTGGCCGGTGGAGAACGAGATGAATGTGGGGAGACCGGAGGCAGTGGCCTAGGGCCCGGTCAAGACGAAGAGGATTATCGGTTCGAGGTTTTGACTGCTGAACAGATCCTTCAGCATATGGTCGAGTGTATCAGGGAGGTCAATGATGTCATCCAG AACCCTGCAACGATAACAAGAATACTTCTTAGTCACTTCAATTGGGACAAAGAGAAACTGATGGAAAG ATATTTTGATGGGAACCTTGACAAATTGTTCTCGGAATGCCATGTCATCAACCCCAGTAAGAAGTCGAGGACACGGCTGATGAACACGAGGTCCTCTGCTCAGGATCTTCCCTGTCAGATCTGCTACCTGAACTACCCAAACTCG TACTTCACTGGCCTGGAGTGTGGACACAAGTTCTGCATGCAGTGTTGGGGTGACTACTTGACTACCAAAATCATTGAGGAGGGGATGGGACAG acaatttCCTGCCCTGCTCACAGCTGTGATATATTGGTGGACGACAACACAGTCAT GAGACTGATCACAGAGTCCAAGGTGAAGTTGAAGTACCAACACTTGATTACCAATAGTTTTGTAGAG TGCAATCGACTGTTAAAATGGTGCCCAGCGCCAGACTGTCATCACGTAGTCAAAGTCCAGTACCCAGATGCTAAGCCTGTGAGATGCACATGTGGCCGTCAGTTCTG CTTCAATTGTGGCGAGAACTGGCATGATCCCGTCAAGTGTAAG TGGTTGAGGAAATGGATCAAGAAGTGTGACGATGACAGCGAGACGTCTAACTGGATCGCAGCCAATACAAGG GAGTGCCCCAAATGCCACGTGACCATTGAGAAGGACGGCGGCTGCAACCACATGGTGTGTCGGAACCAGAGCTGCAAGGCTGAGTTCTGCTGGGTCTGCCTGGGGCCCTGGGAACCACACGGCTCTGCCTG GTACAACTGCAACCGCTACAATGAGGATGATGCCAAGGCAGCGAGGGACGCCCAAGAGGTAACA cggTCCAGGGCAGCCCTGCAGAGGTACCTGTTCTACTGCAACCGTTACATGAACCACATGCAGTCACTGCGCTTCGAGCACAAGCTGTACGCTGGGGTCAAGGCCAAGATGGAGGAGATGCAGCATCACAACATGTCCTGGATCGAGGTGCAGTTCCTGAAGAAGGCTGTGGACGTGCTGTGTCAGTGTCGCTCCACTCTCATGTTCACCTACGTCTTCGCCTTCTACCTCAAGAAGAACAACCAGTCCATCATCTTTGAG AACAATCAGGCTGACTTGGAGAACGCTACGGAGGTTCTGTCTGGATATCTGGAGCGGGACATCTCCCAGGACTCTCTGCAGGACATCAAACAGAAAGTACAGGACAAGTACAG ATACTGTGAGAGTCGACGTCGGGTGCTGCTGCAACATGTGCATGAGGGCTATGAGAAGGACCTCTGGGAATACATAGAAGATTAA